From Segatella copri, the proteins below share one genomic window:
- a CDS encoding OmpA family protein: protein MKQIRFYQIITAISCLFLISCGIEQNLKKADKHLSLGEYYDAATQYKKVYTKTPTKERAARGKVALKMARCYDKINSTPKALAAYSNAIRYKQADLNDRLAYARLLLKNGSYRQAAKEFEFLLDSMPDNVLVKNGLESARKAPVWKKEGSRYKVKRMDVFNSRRDDYSPMFLSDDYSQLYFTSTRNEAQGSDLNGVTGTKSADIFFSEKNDKGKWSKPEAIGTGLNTDYEEGACCFTPDGKQMYLTQCATDPTSPRLAQIVTSNRSDAAWSKPSNLEISKDTLSCFAHPAISPDGEWLYFVSDMPGGKGGLDIWRVRITSAGLGGVENLGEPINTPGDEMFPTFRPNGDFYFSSNGHVGMGGLDIYIAKVNSITRKYELTHPGYPLNTEADDFGMTFEGLHNQGFFCSNRKDGRGYDHIYSFENPEIVTTMKGWVYEKDGYELPAAEVRIVGNDGTNRKLSVKGDGSFVLPINPHVDYLVMASCKGYLNHKEELRVDSAKESKEYVLQFPLASITAPVLIDNIFYDFDKATLTEASTTALDQLVTLLKENPHVTIELSAHCDYKGNSEYNKHLSQRRAQSVVDYLIKHGIEKERLTPVGYGKEKPKNVRKKLTEKYPWLKEGDVLNEEFILKQSKEHQEICNQLNRRTEFKVLRTTYKLF, encoded by the coding sequence ATGAAACAAATAAGATTTTATCAAATCATAACAGCAATCAGCTGCCTCTTTCTGATAAGTTGCGGCATTGAACAGAACCTGAAGAAAGCAGACAAGCATCTTTCTTTAGGCGAATACTACGATGCGGCAACCCAATATAAAAAGGTGTACACCAAAACACCTACCAAAGAGCGGGCTGCCCGGGGCAAGGTGGCTCTGAAGATGGCACGCTGCTATGATAAAATCAACAGTACGCCGAAGGCACTGGCAGCCTACAGCAATGCCATCCGATACAAGCAGGCAGACCTCAACGACCGCCTGGCTTACGCCCGGCTGCTCCTGAAGAACGGAAGTTACAGGCAGGCTGCCAAGGAATTCGAATTCCTGCTCGATTCCATGCCCGACAACGTGCTGGTAAAGAACGGACTCGAATCGGCACGAAAAGCCCCAGTCTGGAAGAAGGAAGGAAGCCGGTACAAGGTAAAGCGGATGGATGTTTTCAACTCCCGAAGAGACGACTATTCGCCGATGTTCCTCAGCGATGACTACAGTCAGCTCTATTTCACCTCAACCCGCAACGAAGCCCAGGGCAGCGACCTGAACGGAGTGACGGGAACGAAATCTGCCGACATCTTCTTCTCTGAAAAGAACGACAAAGGCAAATGGAGCAAGCCGGAAGCCATCGGAACCGGTCTCAACACCGACTACGAAGAGGGCGCATGCTGCTTTACCCCAGACGGCAAGCAGATGTACCTCACCCAGTGTGCTACCGATCCCACTTCGCCCCGCTTAGCCCAGATAGTAACCTCCAACCGCTCGGATGCAGCCTGGAGCAAGCCGTCGAATCTGGAAATCAGCAAAGATACACTCAGTTGTTTTGCCCATCCAGCCATCTCCCCTGATGGCGAATGGCTCTATTTCGTATCAGATATGCCTGGCGGTAAGGGCGGTCTCGACATCTGGCGAGTGCGCATCACTTCTGCCGGACTGGGCGGCGTAGAGAACCTGGGCGAACCTATCAACACCCCAGGCGATGAGATGTTCCCTACCTTCCGTCCTAACGGCGACTTCTACTTCAGCAGCAACGGTCATGTGGGAATGGGCGGACTCGACATCTATATCGCCAAAGTAAATTCCATCACCCGGAAATATGAACTCACCCACCCCGGCTATCCGCTGAATACAGAAGCCGATGACTTCGGAATGACTTTCGAGGGTCTCCACAACCAGGGTTTCTTCTGCTCTAACAGAAAAGACGGAAGAGGCTACGATCATATCTACTCCTTCGAGAATCCGGAGATTGTTACCACAATGAAGGGATGGGTTTACGAGAAAGACGGTTATGAACTGCCTGCCGCAGAGGTGAGAATCGTAGGCAACGACGGAACGAACAGGAAACTATCCGTCAAGGGCGACGGTTCGTTTGTCCTCCCTATCAATCCGCATGTCGACTACCTGGTGATGGCATCCTGCAAAGGCTACCTCAACCACAAGGAAGAACTTCGGGTTGATTCGGCTAAAGAGAGCAAGGAATACGTGCTCCAGTTCCCGCTGGCTTCCATCACAGCCCCTGTACTCATCGACAACATCTTCTACGATTTCGACAAGGCAACCCTTACCGAAGCCAGTACAACAGCCCTTGACCAGCTGGTAACGCTGCTGAAAGAGAACCCGCACGTTACCATCGAACTCAGCGCCCATTGCGACTACAAGGGAAACAGCGAATATAACAAGCATCTGTCTCAGCGCCGCGCCCAATCGGTAGTAGACTACCTGATAAAACACGGCATAGAGAAAGAGCGCCTCACCCCTGTGGGCTACGGCAAGGAGAAGCCGAAGAATGTGCGCAAGAAACTCACCGAGAAGTATCCTTGGCTCAAGGAAGGCGATGTGCTCAACGAAGAATTTATCCTGAAGCAGAGCAAGGAGCATCAGGAAATCTGCAACCAGCTGAACCGCCGAACCGAGTTCAAAGTGCTACGCACTACCTATAAATTGTTTTAG
- the carB gene encoding carbamoyl-phosphate synthase (glutamine-hydrolyzing) large subunit codes for MKKQLKKVLVLGSGALKIGQAGEFDYSGSQALKALREEGISSVLINPNVATIQTSEGIADKVYFLPVTPFFVTEIIKKERPDGIMLAWGGQTGLNVGTELYLNGVLKEYGVDVLGTSVEAIMNTEDRDLFVKELNKVDLKVPVSHACENMEEAVAAARNIGYPIMIRSAYALGGLGSGVCKTEEEFKEIAESAFTFAPQVLVEESLKGWKEIEFECIRDANDRCFTVASMENFDPLGIHTGESIVVAPTCSLTDEQVKMLQDIAVKCVRHLNIVGECNIQYAFNAETNDYRIIEINARLSRSSALASKATGYPLAFVAAKIALGYTLDQIGEMGTPNSAYVAPSLDYMICKIPRWDLTKFAGVSRKIGSSMKSVGEIMSIGRSFEEMLQKGLRMIGQGMHGFVGNDHTKFDNLDEELSNPTDLRIFAIAQALEEGYTIERIEELTKIDPWFIERMKNIVDYKHKLSTYNTLEEIPAEVLREAKVLGFSDFQIARFVLKTKDTNMEKEVLAVRAQRKKLNILPAVKRIPTVASEHPDLTNYLYMTYAVEGYDINYYKNEKSVIVLGSGAYRIGSSVEFDWCSVNAINTARKLGYKSIMINYNPETVSTDYDMCDRLYFDELSFERVLDVIDLESPRGVIVSVGGQIPNNLAMKLHRQSVPILGTSPVNIDRAENRGKFSAMLDKLGIDQPKWSALTSMEDVQKFIDEVGYPVLVRPSYVLSGAAMNVCHNDDELRRFLEAASEVSKEYPVVISQFMTETNEIEFDGVAQNGEIVEYGISEHVEYAGVHSGDATMTFPAQQISFATARQIKKISRAIAKELNISGPFNIQYLAKGRDVKVIECNLRASRSFPFVSKVLKRNFIETATRIMLDAPYQKPDKSAFDIDRMGVKASQFSFARLQNADPVLGVDMSSTGEVGCMGDTFEEALLNSLIATGYKIPSKDKGIMLSSGGTKEKASLLDAAQALVKNGYTIYATAGTAKFLNENNVKATAVGWPDEDHKDLPNVMQMIADHKFDLIVNIPKNHTKRELTNGYRIRRGAIDHNIPLITNARLASAFIEAFCTLSQDQLQIKSWQEYE; via the coding sequence ATGAAGAAACAGCTTAAGAAAGTCCTCGTTCTGGGTTCCGGTGCTTTGAAGATCGGCCAGGCAGGCGAGTTTGACTATTCCGGTTCGCAGGCTCTCAAGGCTTTGCGCGAGGAGGGTATTAGTTCCGTCCTCATTAATCCAAACGTTGCTACAATTCAGACAAGTGAAGGTATTGCTGACAAGGTTTATTTCTTGCCGGTGACACCTTTTTTTGTAACTGAAATTATCAAGAAGGAGCGCCCAGACGGCATCATGCTGGCTTGGGGTGGACAGACGGGTTTGAACGTAGGTACAGAACTTTACCTCAACGGTGTGCTCAAGGAGTATGGTGTGGATGTGTTGGGTACCTCGGTAGAGGCAATCATGAACACAGAAGACCGCGACCTCTTCGTAAAGGAGCTCAACAAGGTTGACCTCAAGGTTCCTGTAAGCCACGCTTGCGAGAACATGGAGGAGGCTGTGGCTGCGGCACGCAACATCGGCTACCCTATCATGATCCGTTCTGCCTACGCGCTGGGTGGTCTCGGTTCTGGTGTCTGCAAGACCGAAGAGGAGTTCAAGGAGATTGCTGAATCTGCCTTCACTTTCGCACCTCAGGTACTCGTTGAGGAGAGCCTGAAGGGATGGAAGGAGATTGAGTTCGAGTGCATCCGTGATGCGAACGACCGTTGCTTCACCGTTGCCTCTATGGAAAACTTCGACCCACTCGGAATCCATACAGGTGAGTCTATCGTTGTGGCTCCAACCTGTTCTCTTACCGACGAGCAGGTGAAGATGTTGCAGGACATCGCCGTGAAGTGCGTCCGTCACCTCAACATCGTGGGTGAGTGCAACATCCAGTATGCTTTCAACGCTGAGACCAACGACTACCGTATCATCGAGATCAACGCTCGCTTGAGCCGTTCTTCAGCCCTCGCATCTAAGGCTACCGGTTATCCTTTGGCTTTCGTTGCAGCCAAGATTGCCCTCGGTTATACGCTCGACCAGATTGGCGAGATGGGTACTCCTAACTCAGCTTATGTGGCTCCATCACTCGACTATATGATCTGTAAGATTCCTCGTTGGGACCTTACCAAGTTTGCCGGTGTAAGCCGCAAGATTGGTTCTTCCATGAAGTCTGTAGGCGAAATCATGTCTATCGGCCGCTCATTCGAGGAGATGCTCCAGAAGGGTCTCCGTATGATTGGTCAGGGAATGCACGGTTTCGTTGGCAACGACCACACCAAGTTTGATAACCTGGATGAGGAACTTTCTAACCCTACCGACCTCCGTATCTTCGCCATCGCCCAGGCTTTGGAGGAAGGCTACACCATCGAGCGCATCGAGGAGTTGACCAAGATTGACCCTTGGTTTATCGAGCGCATGAAGAATATCGTAGATTACAAGCACAAGCTTTCTACATACAATACATTGGAGGAGATTCCTGCAGAGGTATTGCGCGAGGCTAAGGTATTGGGCTTCTCTGACTTCCAGATTGCCCGCTTCGTATTGAAGACCAAGGATACCAACATGGAGAAGGAGGTTCTCGCAGTTCGTGCCCAGCGCAAGAAGCTGAACATTCTTCCTGCCGTAAAGCGCATCCCTACTGTGGCAAGCGAGCATCCTGACCTTACCAACTATCTCTACATGACATACGCTGTAGAGGGTTACGACATCAACTACTACAAGAACGAGAAGTCTGTCATCGTTCTCGGTTCTGGTGCTTACCGCATCGGTTCTTCTGTAGAGTTCGACTGGTGTTCTGTAAACGCCATCAACACAGCCCGCAAGTTGGGTTACAAGTCAATCATGATCAACTACAACCCAGAGACCGTATCTACCGACTACGATATGTGCGACCGTCTCTACTTCGATGAGCTTTCATTCGAGCGTGTACTCGATGTCATCGACCTGGAGTCACCACGTGGTGTGATTGTTTCTGTGGGTGGTCAGATTCCAAACAACCTGGCTATGAAGCTCCATCGTCAGTCTGTGCCAATTCTGGGTACATCTCCTGTCAACATCGACCGTGCCGAGAACCGTGGTAAGTTCTCTGCCATGCTCGATAAGCTGGGCATCGACCAGCCTAAGTGGAGCGCCCTCACCTCTATGGAGGATGTTCAGAAGTTCATCGACGAGGTAGGCTATCCTGTTCTCGTCCGTCCATCCTACGTTCTTTCTGGTGCAGCCATGAACGTTTGCCACAATGACGACGAGTTGCGTCGCTTCCTGGAGGCAGCTTCTGAGGTTTCTAAGGAGTACCCGGTAGTTATCTCCCAGTTTATGACCGAGACCAACGAGATTGAGTTCGACGGTGTTGCCCAGAACGGTGAGATTGTAGAGTATGGCATTTCAGAGCACGTAGAGTATGCAGGTGTTCACTCCGGTGATGCCACCATGACCTTCCCTGCCCAGCAGATTTCCTTCGCTACAGCCCGTCAGATCAAGAAGATTTCACGTGCCATCGCCAAGGAGCTCAACATCTCTGGTCCTTTCAATATCCAGTACTTGGCTAAGGGTCGCGATGTGAAGGTTATCGAGTGTAACCTCCGTGCATCCCGTTCGTTCCCATTCGTGAGCAAGGTATTGAAGCGCAACTTCATCGAGACTGCTACCCGCATCATGCTCGATGCTCCATATCAGAAACCGGATAAGTCTGCTTTCGATATCGACCGTATGGGTGTGAAGGCATCACAGTTCTCATTCGCCCGCTTGCAGAACGCTGACCCAGTTTTGGGTGTGGATATGAGTTCTACCGGTGAGGTAGGTTGTATGGGTGATACTTTCGAGGAGGCATTGCTCAACTCATTGATTGCTACCGGCTACAAGATTCCTTCAAAGGACAAGGGCATTATGCTTTCAAGCGGTGGTACGAAGGAGAAGGCTTCTCTGCTCGATGCTGCCCAGGCGCTGGTGAAGAACGGTTACACCATCTACGCTACAGCCGGTACAGCGAAGTTCCTGAACGAGAACAACGTGAAGGCTACAGCCGTAGGATGGCCTGATGAGGACCACAAGGATCTTCCTAATGTGATGCAGATGATTGCCGACCACAAGTTCGACCTCATCGTCAACATCCCTAAGAATCACACCAAGCGTGAGCTGACCAATGGTTACAGAATCCGTCGTGGCGCCATCGACCACAACATTCCTCTGATCACCAATGCCCGTCTGGCTTCCGCCTTCATCGAGGCATTCTGCACATTGAGCCAGGATCAGCTTCAGATTAAGAGCTGGCAGGAGTACGAGTAA
- a CDS encoding lactate utilization protein B, which translates to MSTEHSKRAAKFTQNVEKTTWHDATFWSVRQKRDKMAQELPEWEDLREHASEIKMHTITHLADYLDMFSKNLESRGVKVHWAKDAQEFNEIVLGILKDHNVKKMVKSKSMLTEECEMNPYLEQHGIDVVETDLGERIIQLLHQKPSHIVMPAIHLKREEVGKMFEEKGISKEIGNYDPTYLTRCARHHLRDQFMEAGAGMTGCNFGVAATGDCVVCTNEGNADMTTSMPKLHIVAMGIEKLVPDYKSLAVFQRLLCRCGTGQPTTAFTSHFRQARPGAEMHVVLVDNGRSDILADKDHWQTLKCMRCGACMNTCPVYRRSGGYSYTYFIPGPIGVNLGMLKNPQKYSDNVSACTLCLSCDNVCPSKVGPGSQIYVWRQSLEKLGKADPVKKAMSNGMKYLFDRPALYTTALKFAPLVNLVPECCTHFSNWNAWGIGHAMPEFAKKSFHQLWKEGKVK; encoded by the coding sequence ATGAGTACAGAACATTCCAAGAGAGCTGCGAAGTTTACGCAGAACGTAGAGAAGACCACCTGGCACGACGCTACCTTCTGGTCTGTTCGTCAGAAGAGAGATAAGATGGCGCAGGAACTTCCTGAGTGGGAAGACCTCCGCGAGCATGCGTCTGAAATCAAGATGCATACGATTACCCATCTCGCCGATTACCTCGATATGTTTTCCAAGAATCTGGAGAGCCGCGGGGTAAAGGTTCACTGGGCAAAGGATGCACAGGAATTCAATGAGATTGTGCTCGGTATTCTGAAAGATCATAACGTGAAGAAGATGGTGAAGTCGAAGTCGATGCTCACCGAGGAGTGCGAGATGAATCCTTATCTGGAGCAGCACGGCATTGACGTGGTGGAGACCGACCTGGGTGAGCGCATCATCCAGCTCTTGCATCAGAAGCCTAGTCATATCGTGATGCCTGCCATCCACCTGAAGCGTGAGGAGGTAGGTAAGATGTTCGAGGAGAAGGGTATCTCCAAGGAAATCGGCAACTATGATCCTACTTACCTGACCCGCTGTGCCCGTCATCATCTCCGCGACCAGTTTATGGAAGCAGGAGCAGGTATGACTGGCTGTAACTTCGGTGTGGCTGCTACCGGCGATTGCGTGGTTTGCACCAACGAGGGTAATGCGGATATGACCACTTCCATGCCTAAGCTCCACATCGTAGCGATGGGTATTGAGAAACTGGTTCCTGATTATAAGTCATTGGCTGTGTTCCAGCGCCTGCTTTGCCGCTGCGGAACCGGTCAGCCTACCACCGCCTTCACTTCTCATTTCCGCCAGGCTCGTCCGGGTGCCGAGATGCATGTGGTATTGGTGGATAACGGCAGAAGCGATATTCTCGCCGATAAGGACCACTGGCAGACTTTGAAATGCATGCGTTGCGGAGCCTGCATGAATACCTGTCCGGTTTATCGTCGTTCAGGCGGTTACAGTTACACCTATTTTATTCCGGGTCCTATCGGTGTGAATCTGGGTATGCTGAAGAATCCTCAGAAGTACAGCGATAATGTTTCGGCATGTACTTTGTGCTTGTCATGCGATAATGTCTGTCCTTCCAAGGTAGGACCGGGTTCTCAGATTTATGTCTGGCGCCAGAGTCTGGAGAAGTTGGGTAAGGCTGATCCTGTGAAGAAGGCGATGTCGAATGGTATGAAGTATCTCTTCGATCGTCCTGCGCTCTACACCACTGCCCTGAAGTTTGCTCCGCTTGTCAATCTGGTTCCTGAATGCTGTACGCACTTCAGCAATTGGAATGCCTGGGGCATCGGTCACGCCATGCCTGAGTTTGCAAAGAAGAGTTTCCATCAGCTTTGGAAAGAAGGAAAGGTGAAGTAG
- a CDS encoding (Fe-S)-binding protein encodes MKVGLFVPCYVDALYPEAGVATYKLLKHYGLDVGYPEKQTCCGQPMANAGFQYKSEKVIETFDELFKDYDYIVAPSASCAAYVKVYYPKILEGKHECISSKKIMDVVEFLHDVLKVDHVPGKFPHVVSVHNSCHGVRELGLSSPSERHIKPFNKIIDLLNMVEGITIHEPERKDECCGFGGMFSIEEPAVSTRMGEDKIKRHMATGAEFVTGPDSSCLMHMAGIAKKENMPIKFIHVVQILAAGL; translated from the coding sequence ATGAAAGTCGGATTATTCGTCCCTTGTTATGTGGATGCCCTTTACCCTGAAGCGGGTGTGGCTACATACAAGTTGCTTAAGCATTACGGACTAGACGTGGGTTATCCCGAAAAACAGACTTGCTGCGGCCAGCCAATGGCTAATGCCGGTTTTCAGTACAAGTCGGAGAAGGTCATAGAGACGTTTGATGAACTGTTCAAGGATTACGATTATATCGTAGCTCCTTCTGCCTCATGTGCCGCTTACGTAAAGGTGTATTATCCTAAAATCCTTGAGGGTAAGCACGAGTGTATTTCCTCAAAGAAAATCATGGATGTTGTGGAGTTCCTTCACGATGTGCTGAAGGTGGATCATGTGCCGGGCAAGTTCCCGCATGTGGTGAGTGTACACAACAGTTGTCACGGTGTGCGCGAACTGGGATTGTCATCTCCTTCTGAGCGCCACATCAAGCCTTTCAACAAAATCATTGACTTATTAAATATGGTGGAAGGCATTACCATCCACGAACCGGAGCGCAAGGATGAGTGTTGCGGATTTGGCGGTATGTTCTCTATTGAGGAACCTGCCGTTTCTACCCGTATGGGCGAAGATAAGATCAAGCGCCACATGGCTACAGGCGCTGAGTTTGTTACCGGACCGGATTCTTCCTGTCTGATGCACATGGCTGGAATCGCCAAGAAAGAGAATATGCCGATCAAGTTTATTCATGTTGTTCAAATATTAGCTGCAGGACTATGA
- a CDS encoding DNA topoisomerase 3, with protein MIVCIAEKPSVAKDIARIIGATTARDGYMEGNGYQVTWTFGHLCELKEPDDYTPMWKHWSLAALPMIPQRFGIKLINDEGIKKQFATIEKLMQAADSIINCGDAGQEGELIQRWVMQKAQAKCPVKRLWISSMTDEAIKQGFQELKDQGEYQSLYLAGLSRAIGDWILGMNATRLYTLKYGQNRQVLSIGRVQTPTLALIVNRQKEIDNFVSEPYWVLATIYRDTQFTATSGKFTSKEEGEKAFSTIAGKPFTVTDVSKKKGNEAPPHLYDLTSLQVDCNKKFAYSADITLKLIQSLYEKKYTTYPRVDTQFLTDDIYPKCPQILNGVSQAKIMSQQKYLPLIQQLATISKKLPKSKKVFDNSKVTDHHAIIPTGVPPTGLTDMEANVYDLIAKRFISVFYPDCKFSTTTVLGEVINEDGPKTEKIEFKVSGKEILEPGWRVVYAKDVKNTDDDDASDNANGNADSGNGAKKEVVEERTLPSFTKGESGEHQPTLTEKWTTPPKYYTEATLLRAMETAGKFVEDEELRAALKENGIGRPSSRAGIIETLFKRHYIRRQRKNLMATPTGIELIDTIHEELLKSCELTGIWEKKLRDIEHKTYDPADFINGLKEQINKIVIDVLSDNSNRRVTIMTEEDLKKKPAAKKPAARKAPAKKADKAAAKNTDSQNAPAQPAPAADPMVGKPCPLCGKGVIIKGKTAYGCSNWKAGCQYRQPFSQM; from the coding sequence ATGATAGTTTGTATAGCAGAGAAACCGAGTGTGGCTAAGGATATCGCCCGAATCATCGGGGCTACCACGGCACGCGACGGTTATATGGAAGGTAATGGTTACCAAGTAACATGGACCTTCGGCCACCTTTGTGAGCTGAAGGAACCGGATGATTATACTCCGATGTGGAAACATTGGAGCCTTGCGGCGTTGCCGATGATTCCACAGCGTTTCGGTATCAAGCTCATCAACGATGAAGGCATCAAGAAGCAGTTTGCTACCATCGAGAAACTGATGCAGGCTGCCGACAGCATCATCAACTGCGGTGACGCCGGACAGGAAGGAGAGCTTATCCAGAGATGGGTGATGCAGAAGGCGCAGGCAAAATGCCCGGTCAAGAGACTGTGGATTTCGTCCATGACCGATGAGGCCATCAAGCAGGGATTCCAGGAACTGAAAGACCAGGGGGAATATCAGTCACTCTATCTTGCCGGACTTTCCCGTGCCATCGGCGACTGGATTCTCGGTATGAACGCCACCCGACTTTATACATTGAAATACGGGCAGAACCGACAGGTGCTCAGCATCGGCCGGGTGCAGACCCCTACCCTTGCCCTGATCGTAAACCGCCAGAAGGAAATCGACAACTTCGTTTCCGAACCTTACTGGGTACTCGCCACCATCTACCGCGACACCCAGTTTACCGCCACCAGCGGCAAGTTTACCAGCAAGGAGGAAGGCGAGAAGGCTTTCAGCACCATCGCTGGCAAACCCTTCACGGTTACAGATGTAAGCAAGAAGAAGGGAAACGAGGCGCCACCTCATCTCTACGACCTCACCTCGCTGCAGGTGGATTGCAACAAGAAGTTTGCTTACTCTGCCGATATTACGCTGAAGCTCATCCAGAGTCTCTACGAAAAGAAATACACCACTTATCCTCGTGTAGATACCCAGTTCCTGACCGACGATATCTATCCGAAATGTCCGCAGATTCTGAACGGAGTGAGTCAGGCAAAGATCATGAGTCAGCAGAAATACCTCCCGCTCATTCAGCAGCTCGCAACAATCAGCAAGAAATTGCCGAAGAGCAAGAAGGTTTTCGATAATAGCAAGGTAACCGACCACCACGCCATCATCCCAACCGGTGTTCCGCCAACCGGACTCACCGATATGGAGGCAAACGTGTATGATCTCATCGCCAAGCGCTTTATCAGCGTGTTCTATCCGGACTGTAAATTCTCTACCACCACCGTTTTGGGCGAAGTCATCAACGAAGACGGACCGAAAACGGAAAAGATAGAGTTCAAGGTAAGCGGTAAGGAAATTCTCGAACCAGGCTGGCGAGTAGTCTATGCCAAGGATGTAAAGAATACAGATGACGATGATGCTTCAGATAACGCCAACGGAAATGCAGACTCAGGAAACGGTGCCAAGAAGGAAGTAGTAGAAGAAAGAACCCTCCCATCCTTCACAAAAGGCGAATCGGGAGAACATCAGCCTACCCTGACGGAGAAATGGACCACGCCACCTAAGTATTATACCGAGGCAACCCTGCTGCGTGCGATGGAGACAGCCGGTAAATTCGTAGAAGACGAAGAACTTCGTGCTGCATTGAAGGAGAACGGAATCGGCCGACCATCCTCCCGTGCCGGCATCATCGAGACCCTCTTCAAGCGCCACTACATCCGTCGCCAGCGCAAGAATCTGATGGCAACCCCGACAGGCATCGAACTCATTGACACCATCCATGAGGAACTGCTGAAGAGTTGCGAGCTGACCGGTATCTGGGAGAAGAAGCTCCGCGACATCGAGCACAAGACTTACGATCCTGCCGACTTCATCAACGGACTGAAAGAACAGATCAACAAGATTGTCATCGATGTATTGTCAGACAACAGCAACCGGAGAGTGACCATCATGACAGAGGAAGACCTCAAGAAGAAACCGGCTGCCAAGAAACCGGCTGCCCGAAAGGCTCCTGCCAAGAAAGCCGATAAGGCAGCAGCAAAGAATACTGATTCTCAGAATGCTCCTGCTCAGCCGGCTCCAGCTGCCGACCCAATGGTTGGCAAACCATGTCCGCTTTGCGGCAAGGGCGTCATCATCAAGGGCAAGACAGCTTATGGCTGCAGCAACTGGAAGGCAGGCTGCCAATATCGCCAGCCATTCTCACAGATGTAA
- a CDS encoding LutC/YkgG family protein, with translation MKKEDFLNKLRKNTHVQFDMPAVDVKGIQYEDTLKQFIEMTESVGGHVIEAKEGESLDELVKKAYPEAKVFASHLPEITIAQKNPDTVAEANDLNGTDVGIVRGEVGVAENGCIWIPQTMKEKAVLFISEYLVIFLEKEKIVNNMHEAYARIEMDPKYNFGIFISGPSKTADIEQALVMGAQAARGVTVILL, from the coding sequence ATGAAGAAAGAAGATTTCCTGAACAAGTTGCGTAAGAATACGCATGTTCAATTCGATATGCCTGCCGTAGATGTGAAGGGTATTCAGTATGAGGATACCTTGAAGCAATTTATTGAGATGACGGAATCGGTAGGTGGCCATGTGATAGAAGCTAAGGAGGGTGAGAGTCTGGATGAACTGGTGAAGAAGGCTTATCCGGAAGCCAAGGTCTTTGCTTCTCATCTGCCAGAAATCACGATTGCCCAGAAGAATCCTGATACGGTGGCTGAGGCTAATGATCTGAATGGTACTGATGTGGGTATTGTTCGTGGTGAAGTGGGTGTTGCCGAGAATGGCTGCATCTGGATTCCTCAGACCATGAAGGAGAAAGCGGTGCTTTTCATCTCGGAATACCTTGTGATATTCCTCGAAAAAGAGAAGATTGTGAACAATATGCATGAGGCTTATGCCCGTATTGAGATGGATCCGAAGTACAATTTCGGTATTTTCATCAGTGGTCCTTCCAAGACTGCCGATATTGAGCAGGCTCTGGTTATGGGTGCGCAAGCTGCTCGTGGTGTGACAGTTATACTCTTGTAA